The sequence below is a genomic window from Leptotrichia trevisanii DSM 22070.
TAAGACTTTAATTCTAATATTTCGTAATAATAAAACACACACAGAGAAAATAACATTTGCTTTTTTCATGCAAAAAAACCAGTTCAATTTTTAAAAGATTTAATAAAAATTAAAAAATTCTTTACGTTCTTAACCCAATTATAACTCACAAAATTTCAAAATGAAATATTAATTTTATAATATTTTTCTATAATTTTATAATATTTATATATATTTTTTTTAAATAAAATTAAATTTATTGGTTCCGAAAGAAAATAAAAAAGAGAGAACTTATTATTAAATCCTCTACTTCTTATCTCAAAATATACTAAAATCTTCTATTAAAACTATTTATAATAATTGGCACAAGCAATTATCACAATCTCATTTTCAGTCAATTTATAAATAAATCTATGCCTGTCAGTTATCCTTCTGCTCCAATAACCACTTAACCCATGTCTTAAAGGCTCAGATTTATTTAACCCCTCATTCCCATTTTTCTGAATATCTTTAATAATTTCATTAATCTTCTTAACAATTTTTTTATCTTTTGATTGCCATTCTAAGTATTCTTTCCATGCTTTACTATTCCAATTTATATTCATATTATTCCACCTCAATTAAATCATGTTTTTCAACTTTCCCTTTTTCAACTTC
It includes:
- a CDS encoding Txe/YoeB family addiction module toxin encodes the protein MNINWNSKAWKEYLEWQSKDKKIVKKINEIIKDIQKNGNEGLNKSEPLRHGLSGYWSRRITDRHRFIYKLTENEIVIIACANYYK